One region of Endozoicomonas sp. Mp262 genomic DNA includes:
- a CDS encoding ISAs1 family transposase, whose protein sequence is MSAKALFSKFTSLTDKRDPKKSTHILAEVMFISVCAILCGADDWNGIRLFAEHKEGWLRKHLTLPGGIPVAVTFNRIFATLDPEEFRKIFIQWIRDVLSGLELSDSKIVALDGKTVKGSAWNKGKDAIHMLNAWCTEAGLSLGQYKVDEKSNEITAIPELLKLLELSGSLVTIDAMGCQKKIATAILKKEADYLLAVKGNQRKLYGEVTRLFDQYWQDNLEDAPDHYFAEQEGKEHGRMEHRRCWVINDVTEDSNAASWKAKTIAAIQLDSSKKGKGKTLIRYFICSRQLSAAEVLQATRKHWLIENQLHWVLDVAFDEDRCRAREGFAAENLAVARQVTLNLLKLDTTVKAGIKNKRKTCGWNEDYMMQVLKLVDL, encoded by the coding sequence ATGTCTGCCAAAGCCCTTTTTTCCAAGTTTACATCGCTTACCGACAAACGAGACCCGAAGAAGTCAACACATATTCTTGCAGAGGTTATGTTCATCTCAGTTTGTGCCATTCTCTGTGGCGCAGATGATTGGAATGGCATTCGCTTGTTTGCTGAGCACAAGGAAGGCTGGCTCCGTAAGCACTTAACCTTGCCTGGCGGTATTCCAGTAGCGGTTACATTCAATCGTATTTTCGCCACTCTTGACCCGGAAGAGTTTCGCAAAATCTTCATCCAGTGGATTAGGGATGTTCTTTCCGGACTGGAGCTCTCTGATAGCAAGATAGTTGCTCTTGATGGCAAGACTGTTAAAGGTTCGGCCTGGAATAAAGGCAAAGATGCAATACACATGCTTAACGCTTGGTGCACAGAGGCTGGACTGTCGCTGGGTCAGTATAAAGTTGATGAAAAATCCAACGAAATTACGGCCATTCCTGAGCTGCTCAAGCTGCTTGAACTCAGTGGCAGCCTTGTCACTATCGATGCAATGGGCTGCCAGAAAAAAATTGCTACTGCAATCCTGAAAAAAGAGGCAGACTACTTGCTGGCGGTGAAAGGCAACCAGAGAAAACTCTATGGAGAAGTGACTCGACTCTTCGATCAATACTGGCAAGATAATCTGGAAGATGCTCCTGACCATTACTTTGCGGAACAGGAAGGTAAAGAGCATGGTCGTATGGAGCACCGCCGGTGCTGGGTTATCAATGATGTTACTGAGGACTCCAATGCTGCCTCATGGAAAGCCAAAACCATAGCCGCAATCCAGTTAGACAGTAGCAAAAAGGGTAAAGGGAAAACACTCATCCGTTACTTTATATGCAGCCGCCAGTTATCAGCTGCCGAGGTACTTCAAGCTACCAGGAAGCATTGGCTAATAGAAAACCAATTACACTGGGTGCTTGATGTGGCGTTTGATGAAGACCGCTGTAGGGCAAGAGAAGGGTTCGCAGCAGAAAATCTAGCTGTTGCCCGGCAGGTGACACTCAATCTTCTTAAGTTGGACACTACGGTGAAAGCCGGTATCAAGAATAAGCGCAAAACCTGTGGCTGGAATGAAGACTACATGATGCAAGTGCTCAAATTGGTTGATTTGTGA
- a CDS encoding transposase: protein MVAMLTSDHKEILRELALYTTFLASALSPTAVPTFCELLFGCMLSGQGFVTQALLSINNFQCVWSSYHHWLSQGKWRWRSLACRLIQLVCSKVPRGELINIGLDDWVVERFSDKAPACRTHHQHSKKRNRPTYIWGQCWVSLAVVFERAKDEVFTAIPVLSFPSPASGNASKLKIAVAMLKVVRQEVKVQGLRLLTDCWYMNWTLMQPVLEMGYEVVGQIPLNRALYALPLESTAKKRGRPKKYGIKMTPPEVEKLPEYQTTVRIYGRFRKIRYRTRVCRARFLKGRKVRVVWGRFENDKGLTESRIFIATNTGLEGIDILRIYAKRWPVEPMFQQIKHSFGCRQLWQQKLRTLLRWMHLKMAGYALLQLLTVCKNQASVGISRIPWRDQDTTTAGMLRFALAGIIPRLPIREGWNRYSQKYEFNFNSLTDGIVKEKKKAA, encoded by the coding sequence ATGGTTGCTATGCTCACTTCAGATCATAAAGAGATCCTCCGGGAGCTTGCCTTATATACAACGTTTCTTGCTTCAGCGCTATCCCCAACAGCAGTACCTACGTTCTGCGAACTTCTTTTTGGCTGCATGCTATCCGGGCAAGGCTTTGTCACTCAGGCGCTGTTATCTATTAATAACTTTCAATGCGTATGGAGCAGTTACCACCATTGGCTCTCTCAAGGCAAGTGGCGGTGGAGGAGCCTCGCATGCCGGCTCATTCAGCTGGTATGCTCAAAAGTACCACGGGGTGAACTTATCAACATTGGTCTTGATGATTGGGTGGTGGAGCGTTTTTCTGACAAGGCTCCCGCTTGCCGAACCCATCACCAGCACAGTAAAAAAAGGAACCGGCCAACGTATATCTGGGGACAATGCTGGGTATCCCTGGCTGTTGTATTTGAGCGGGCTAAAGATGAAGTATTTACTGCCATCCCTGTGCTTTCCTTTCCATCTCCTGCTTCAGGCAATGCCAGTAAGCTAAAAATCGCTGTTGCCATGCTAAAAGTAGTGAGGCAAGAGGTGAAGGTGCAAGGACTGCGCTTGCTGACAGACTGTTGGTATATGAACTGGACGCTAATGCAACCCGTTCTGGAAATGGGCTATGAAGTAGTAGGGCAAATCCCGTTAAACCGGGCATTGTATGCCTTACCGTTGGAGTCCACTGCAAAAAAACGTGGGCGACCCAAAAAGTATGGCATCAAAATGACGCCCCCGGAAGTGGAGAAGCTACCGGAATATCAAACAACCGTAAGAATATACGGCAGATTTCGAAAGATACGTTATCGCACCCGGGTATGTCGGGCTCGCTTCCTGAAAGGCCGCAAGGTTCGGGTTGTCTGGGGTCGGTTTGAAAATGATAAAGGACTGACAGAAAGCCGTATATTCATTGCAACCAATACTGGACTTGAAGGTATAGACATCCTTCGTATTTATGCGAAAAGATGGCCGGTTGAACCCATGTTTCAGCAAATTAAACATTCATTTGGTTGCCGCCAGTTATGGCAGCAAAAGCTGAGAACTCTGTTGCGGTGGATGCATCTGAAGATGGCTGGATACGCATTATTGCAACTGTTGACCGTCTGTAAAAATCAAGCAAGCGTGGGCATTTCAAGGATTCCTTGGCGGGATCAGGATACAACCACCGCTGGCATGCTAAGATTTGCACTCGCAGGAATTATCCCCAGATTACCTATTCGTGAGGGCTGGAACCGATATAGCCAAAAATATGAGTTCAATTTTAATAGTTTGACTGACGGAATAGTCAAAGAAAAGAAAAAAGCGGCATAA
- a CDS encoding transposase: MPLTKPRTIAEKLLKIVSDEAGQIPDFRKKSQHDKIVLHDAVMSGLAVMHLKYPSLLAFDQDCVNNPDRLKNLKSMYNVSCVPSDTYLRDLIDPIETRYLRKFFTRLFAFVQRSGRLKQFTYFEEGYLAPIDGTGHFCSGKISCPECCVKKPGSKNPQYYHQLLACCLVKPGKKEVLPLMPEPIIKQVDASKNDCEKVALKRLLANLSREHPHLPLVLTFDDLYSDGPTIKLVKSFGYSFIMVAKDSTHESLYQAVDELDCADKVVRYEYTDDKGFTHWFRFVNGAPINKSHPDVLVNFLEYIEIDPEGNKKYVNTWVTDIELSAENVNKFMRGARAKWKIENETFNTLKTQGYHLEHNYGHGKQHLASNLACLTFTAFLINQIEQLSCKLFQEALKIKKSKKAFWHAIRGLFDWFCIDNWTDVFTAIIEGRSVSLKLLTVDTT, from the coding sequence GTGCCGCTAACGAAACCAAGAACCATTGCTGAAAAACTGCTCAAAATAGTCTCTGATGAAGCGGGTCAAATTCCAGACTTTCGCAAGAAAAGCCAACATGACAAAATTGTCCTTCATGATGCGGTCATGAGTGGCCTGGCAGTCATGCACCTGAAATACCCTTCATTACTGGCTTTTGATCAGGATTGTGTCAATAACCCAGATAGGCTCAAGAACTTAAAGTCGATGTACAATGTCAGCTGTGTCCCCAGTGATACCTATCTGAGGGATCTGATTGACCCTATCGAAACACGCTATTTAAGGAAGTTCTTTACCCGCCTGTTTGCCTTTGTGCAACGATCTGGGCGGCTTAAGCAGTTCACTTATTTTGAGGAAGGGTATCTTGCGCCTATCGATGGTACGGGGCACTTTTGCTCAGGGAAGATTAGTTGTCCTGAGTGTTGTGTAAAAAAGCCAGGCAGCAAAAATCCGCAATACTACCATCAGTTACTGGCCTGCTGTCTGGTAAAGCCGGGCAAGAAAGAAGTATTACCTTTAATGCCTGAACCCATCATCAAACAAGTTGATGCGTCAAAGAATGATTGTGAGAAGGTAGCGCTCAAGCGGCTATTGGCGAATTTATCCAGAGAGCATCCGCACCTGCCACTGGTTCTGACTTTTGATGACCTGTACTCAGATGGACCGACCATCAAGTTGGTAAAGTCCTTTGGCTATAGCTTCATTATGGTGGCAAAGGATTCAACCCATGAGTCGTTATACCAGGCCGTCGATGAGCTGGATTGTGCAGACAAAGTGGTGCGCTATGAATATACCGATGATAAAGGGTTTACGCACTGGTTCCGGTTTGTGAATGGTGCCCCCATTAACAAGTCACACCCGGATGTGCTGGTTAACTTTCTCGAATATATAGAAATTGATCCAGAGGGCAACAAGAAGTACGTCAACACCTGGGTCACGGACATTGAGCTTTCAGCCGAGAACGTGAATAAATTCATGCGAGGAGCACGCGCTAAATGGAAAATTGAAAACGAAACGTTCAATACACTGAAAACACAGGGCTACCATCTCGAACACAATTACGGGCACGGAAAGCAGCATCTGGCCAGCAATCTGGCATGCCTGACTTTTACGGCCTTCCTCATCAACCAGATAGAACAACTGTCTTGCAAGCTCTTCCAGGAAGCGCTCAAGATAAAAAAGTCTAAAAAGGCATTCTGGCATGCCATACGAGGGCTGTTTGACTGGTTCTGCATTGATAACTGGACAGACGTATTTACAGCTATCATTGAAGGGCGAAGTGTGAGCTTGAAGTTGCTGACTGTCGATACGACATAG
- a CDS encoding helix-turn-helix domain-containing protein, translated as MKYVTTITDEAVLLTLKFAKHYGPLRCIRERAHSLLLSNRGFTLEQIAEILEIRYQTASQWIDDWEEYGIRALYKGHGGGRPCIYDESEVQRIKELVAEEPRRLSYVKSKIEDETGKSSSKITLANIVKKQGWFTKDSVNHANINGTKSNSMTVKLL; from the coding sequence ATGAAGTACGTCACTACAATCACTGATGAAGCTGTTTTATTAACTTTGAAATTCGCCAAACACTACGGACCTCTGAGATGTATAAGGGAAAGAGCCCATAGCCTTTTATTGAGCAATCGTGGCTTTACCCTTGAGCAAATTGCCGAAATACTTGAAATTAGATATCAAACTGCTTCTCAGTGGATTGATGATTGGGAAGAATATGGTATTCGTGCCTTGTACAAGGGGCATGGTGGCGGTAGGCCGTGCATATATGACGAATCCGAAGTGCAACGCATAAAAGAATTAGTGGCTGAAGAGCCTCGTCGCTTATCGTATGTCAAATCCAAGATCGAGGATGAAACCGGTAAATCTTCATCAAAAATTACTCTGGCAAACATTGTAAAAAAGCAGGGCTGGTTTACAAAAGACTCCGTAAATCATGCAAACATAAACGGGACGAAGAGCAATTCCATGACTGTAAAACTGCTCTGA
- a CDS encoding transposase, with product MAYPFQKSRKHLCANSLITTISESYEQIPDVRPNKDSRKITIHDASMSAFAMMHLKYPSLLSFERDKTEQEVRHNLEHLYQIKKRAPCDTSMREILDPIDPVEFKKPFKTLLSNVQRGGLLKAFEFHCGNLKNHYLLPIDGTGLFYSCNNKKPCQECCTKNKGKANEAHYHQLMAACIAHPDQKTVLPLAPEAIVCQDGSTKNDCEKNAIKRLFATIREHHPRLKFVILLDSLYADNPTVQLIKSYGWHYIIVAKDGNHASLVEAMDELDKEGKVHRAEKVNEETGIKWWFRYANDVRLNKAKYAEQVNVLDFVETDKKGKQHIWCWVTDIPLNEETIEPVMKGGRCRWHIENQTFNTLKNQGYDLEHNYGHGEKHLATNLAYLTMLAFLVDQIQELCCPQFQEALRTRSKGVRIALWKWIQGYFLHWLIKTWEGLFYTVTHGIEEKRVIPFDTS from the coding sequence ATGGCTTATCCATTCCAAAAAAGTCGTAAGCATCTTTGTGCAAACAGTTTAATTACTACGATTTCTGAAAGTTATGAGCAAATTCCAGATGTCCGACCAAACAAGGATTCCAGAAAAATAACAATACATGATGCCTCCATGTCCGCTTTTGCCATGATGCATCTCAAGTACCCATCGCTCCTCTCGTTTGAGCGTGATAAAACAGAGCAAGAAGTAAGGCATAACCTTGAGCACCTGTATCAGATAAAAAAACGTGCTCCCTGTGATACCAGTATGCGGGAAATCCTGGATCCAATAGATCCCGTAGAGTTCAAAAAGCCTTTTAAGACATTGCTGTCTAACGTCCAAAGGGGCGGATTACTGAAGGCATTCGAATTTCACTGCGGGAACTTGAAAAATCACTACTTGCTCCCGATCGATGGAACTGGGCTATTTTACTCCTGCAATAATAAAAAACCTTGTCAGGAGTGCTGTACTAAAAATAAGGGAAAGGCCAACGAAGCTCACTACCACCAGTTAATGGCAGCATGCATTGCTCACCCGGATCAAAAAACAGTCTTGCCATTGGCACCGGAAGCCATAGTTTGCCAGGACGGTTCGACCAAAAATGACTGTGAAAAAAATGCCATTAAACGGTTGTTTGCCACCATACGAGAGCATCACCCACGTCTAAAGTTCGTTATTCTTCTGGACAGTCTTTATGCTGACAACCCCACTGTCCAACTGATTAAGAGTTATGGCTGGCATTACATCATTGTCGCGAAAGATGGCAACCATGCCTCGCTGGTTGAAGCGATGGATGAGCTGGATAAAGAAGGAAAAGTTCACCGTGCTGAAAAAGTTAATGAAGAGACTGGAATTAAGTGGTGGTTTCGCTATGCCAATGACGTCAGGCTGAACAAGGCAAAATATGCAGAACAGGTTAATGTGCTTGATTTTGTCGAAACCGATAAAAAAGGTAAACAGCATATCTGGTGCTGGGTGACTGATATTCCGCTTAACGAAGAAACCATAGAACCCGTCATGAAAGGAGGGCGCTGCCGATGGCATATTGAGAACCAGACGTTTAACACCCTGAAAAATCAAGGCTACGATCTCGAACATAACTACGGTCACGGTGAGAAGCACTTAGCCACAAATCTGGCCTATCTGACGATGCTTGCTTTTCTCGTAGATCAAATACAGGAACTGTGCTGTCCCCAGTTTCAGGAAGCTTTAAGAACCCGCTCAAAAGGAGTCCGTATAGCATTATGGAAATGGATACAGGGCTATTTTTTGCATTGGCTGATAAAAACGTGGGAGGGGCTTTTTTACACAGTAACTCATGGTATTGAAGAGAAAAGGGTGATTCCATTCGATACATCATAA
- a CDS encoding TonB-dependent receptor has product MSFNNYQSALPRHTLAIAIAFASAGLATTTKAEDAYLLDKVVVTASRTAQTVDETLAPVTVITRKEIERSQAASIPELLNKTPGLQVASNGGTGSLAGIYLRGTKTAQTLVIVDGQKINSSSTGSSPLQYMSPEQIERIEIVRGPRSSLYGADAIGGVIQIFTRQGKGKPSFTAKLGGGSRNTGEYGLNLNGEYNDTRYNIGANLYETSGYDHTLTTKNGDDDKDAYRNQSIYGSLSHRFSNNVETGVNFSHSEGKSEYDNNYDNFTYTTQPYNIFRISNLHTYIAVPINSLWDTRLDIGYGEEHTQARKKDIASGISSDDYYTTTKRYSASWKNDISWHDSQLLTTGIDYSDEQYEGSTAYGENSRHNTAFFIQNLSYFDNSELKFGLRNDKNEAYGNKTTGNASFGYDLPADMRFITSYGTAFRAPTLGDLYYPGFSNPDLKPETSENIEFELRGKLRNGYWAMSLFQNNMKDMISSSEETGYRPMNVDKARIRGFELSTGTMIYDWDINASLSLLDPENRSTKSHGKVLVSRAKQLFTLNIDRQFDRLGVGASFRAQGKSYADATNTQKVAGFGTVDLRASIKLTNELKANLKLVNLLDKEYQAVKGYRGEPRGIYASLTWTPEL; this is encoded by the coding sequence ATGTCTTTCAATAATTATCAATCGGCTTTACCCAGACATACTCTGGCTATTGCCATAGCTTTTGCCTCTGCCGGACTAGCCACTACCACTAAAGCCGAAGATGCCTATTTGCTGGATAAGGTGGTGGTTACTGCATCCCGAACAGCACAAACCGTTGATGAAACCCTGGCTCCGGTTACTGTTATCACCCGTAAAGAGATTGAGCGCAGTCAGGCAGCTAGCATTCCTGAGTTGTTAAACAAAACACCAGGACTGCAAGTGGCCTCGAATGGAGGCACAGGTAGTCTTGCCGGTATTTACCTGAGGGGAACTAAAACGGCACAAACACTGGTTATTGTAGATGGGCAGAAAATCAATTCATCCAGCACTGGTTCCTCCCCTTTGCAATACATGAGTCCTGAGCAAATTGAGAGAATAGAAATTGTTCGGGGTCCACGTTCCAGCCTTTATGGTGCGGATGCCATTGGTGGTGTCATCCAGATTTTTACCCGCCAGGGAAAGGGCAAGCCTTCCTTTACAGCGAAACTGGGAGGCGGTAGCAGAAATACTGGCGAGTACGGCCTTAATCTGAATGGTGAATATAACGACACCCGCTACAATATCGGTGCCAATTTATACGAAACCAGTGGTTATGATCATACCCTGACCACAAAGAACGGTGATGATGACAAAGATGCCTATCGTAACCAGTCGATATATGGCAGCCTTTCACACCGATTTAGCAATAATGTGGAAACAGGTGTTAACTTCTCCCATTCCGAGGGTAAGTCTGAGTATGATAATAACTATGATAATTTCACCTATACCACTCAACCCTACAATATTTTCAGAATTTCAAACCTGCATACTTATATAGCAGTTCCTATAAATAGCCTATGGGATACACGGCTGGATATCGGTTATGGAGAAGAGCATACTCAAGCCCGTAAAAAAGATATTGCTTCCGGGATATCTTCCGATGACTATTACACTACCACCAAAAGATACTCAGCCAGCTGGAAGAACGATATCAGCTGGCATGACAGTCAGTTGCTGACAACCGGTATAGACTACTCGGATGAGCAATATGAAGGTTCAACCGCTTACGGTGAAAATTCCCGCCATAATACCGCTTTCTTTATACAGAACCTTTCGTATTTTGATAACAGTGAACTGAAGTTTGGCCTGAGAAACGATAAAAATGAAGCCTATGGTAACAAAACCACGGGAAATGCTTCATTCGGTTATGACCTGCCAGCAGATATGAGATTCATTACCTCCTATGGAACGGCTTTCAGGGCTCCCACACTGGGTGACTTATATTATCCAGGTTTTTCCAATCCAGACCTTAAACCGGAAACCTCTGAAAATATTGAGTTTGAGCTTAGGGGAAAGCTCAGGAATGGTTACTGGGCTATGTCCCTGTTCCAGAATAATATGAAGGATATGATTTCCTCCTCAGAGGAAACAGGCTACAGACCAATGAATGTAGATAAAGCCCGAATCCGGGGCTTTGAGTTAAGTACTGGAACCATGATTTATGACTGGGACATTAACGCCAGTCTCAGCTTGCTGGATCCTGAGAACCGGTCAACAAAGAGCCATGGAAAAGTATTGGTCAGCCGTGCGAAGCAACTATTCACCTTGAATATTGATCGTCAATTTGACCGGTTGGGTGTGGGAGCCTCATTCAGGGCCCAGGGCAAGTCATACGCTGATGCAACAAACACCCAAAAGGTCGCAGGATTTGGAACCGTTGACTTGAGGGCATCAATAAAACTAACTAATGAGCTAAAAGCAAACCTAAAGCTTGTTAA
- a CDS encoding IS630 family transposase, translating into MVYKRLRKSCKHKRDEEQFHDCKTALKDAQEAESKGLINLFYFDESGFTQEPCVPYGWQEKGKQLRIPSVKSKRINVLGFMNRSCELFHYPVVGSVNSDTVIAAFDDFAEKMADEKYSSNDRYTVVMVDNASIHTSKKFCARIDDWMIEKKLLVCFLPTYSPELNLIEILWRKIKYEWLNLLSIKSFAEFEKEVERVLFSFGEEYMISFSNTVRLDG; encoded by the coding sequence CTGGTTTACAAAAGACTCCGTAAATCATGCAAACATAAACGGGACGAAGAGCAATTCCATGACTGTAAAACTGCTCTGAAAGATGCCCAGGAAGCCGAGAGCAAAGGGTTAATCAATTTATTTTATTTTGATGAGTCCGGCTTTACCCAGGAACCTTGTGTGCCATACGGTTGGCAGGAAAAAGGAAAGCAGCTCAGAATACCATCAGTCAAAAGTAAACGCATCAACGTACTGGGGTTTATGAACCGAAGCTGTGAGCTATTTCATTATCCTGTTGTGGGTTCAGTGAATAGCGATACGGTGATTGCGGCCTTTGATGACTTTGCAGAGAAAATGGCAGATGAAAAATACAGCTCAAATGATCGTTACACGGTAGTTATGGTGGATAATGCCAGCATTCACACCAGCAAAAAGTTTTGTGCCAGAATTGATGACTGGATGATTGAAAAGAAATTGCTGGTCTGCTTTCTGCCAACATATTCACCTGAGCTCAACCTGATTGAAATCCTGTGGAGGAAAATAAAGTATGAATGGCTCAACCTCTTGTCAATCAAGAGCTTTGCGGAATTTGAAAAAGAAGTTGAACGGGTGCTTTTTTCATTTGGAGAGGAGTATATGATCTCATTTTCTAATACTGTCCGACTGGATGGTTAA
- a CDS encoding cobalamin-binding protein — translation MTRLIIFTNAHSELKKILLSLFLLLITTSVQARDYCTVDDGGIKLCLKQPPKRIISLAPGSTELLYAAGAGKQLLAVDQYSDYPAAAQKLPKVGGYPNISIETLIGMNPDLVVVWTGGNSPQLIKHIENTGLTVFRLNASDLNDIESGIRKLGVITGNTRHASKSADAYASHLANLKTTYQQQSPVSVFFEIWRSPLMAIGGQQIIDSTITLCGGRNIFADAATRVPVISIESLLARNPDVIIASDPRGNSKENQQAMTRYWNKWPMLSAVKKNQLYTVSSDLIARPTPRILEGAEQICQYLQTVRTTQNTAKNTP, via the coding sequence ATGACAAGGCTGATCATTTTCACAAATGCCCATAGCGAATTAAAAAAAATACTTCTTTCGCTGTTCCTGCTTTTAATAACCACCAGTGTCCAAGCCCGGGATTATTGTACAGTAGACGACGGAGGAATAAAGCTATGCCTGAAACAACCTCCCAAAAGAATTATCAGCCTGGCACCAGGCTCCACTGAGTTACTCTATGCTGCGGGAGCAGGGAAACAGTTACTGGCAGTTGACCAGTACAGTGATTATCCCGCCGCCGCCCAAAAACTGCCGAAAGTGGGCGGTTACCCTAACATCAGTATTGAAACACTGATCGGTATGAATCCTGACCTGGTGGTTGTCTGGACCGGTGGTAACTCACCCCAGCTAATTAAACATATAGAAAATACGGGCCTGACAGTCTTCAGGCTCAATGCCAGCGACCTCAATGATATTGAATCCGGTATCAGAAAGCTGGGAGTCATCACCGGTAATACCCGGCATGCCAGCAAAAGCGCTGATGCCTATGCCAGCCATCTGGCTAACCTGAAGACAACCTACCAGCAGCAATCCCCTGTTTCTGTTTTTTTTGAAATCTGGCGTTCCCCCCTCATGGCTATAGGCGGCCAGCAGATTATTGACAGCACTATCACCCTGTGTGGTGGCCGCAATATTTTTGCTGATGCTGCCACCAGAGTTCCTGTGATATCCATTGAGTCACTGCTTGCCAGAAATCCCGATGTGATTATTGCCTCTGATCCCCGGGGCAATAGTAAAGAAAACCAGCAGGCCATGACTCGCTATTGGAATAAATGGCCGATGTTAAGCGCCGTAAAGAAAAACCAGCTTTATACCGTCTCCAGTGATCTGATTGCCCGGCCAACGCCCCGTATTCTCGAAGGTGCAGAACAAATTTGCCAATACCTGCAGACTGTCAGAACTACTCAAAATACAGCCAAAAATACACCCTGA
- the sodB gene encoding superoxide dismutase [Fe], giving the protein MAHELPALPYARDALEPHISSETLDYHYGKHHNTYVVKLNGLIEGTEYANKSLEDTVKSSSGGVFNNAAQIWNHTFYWNCLSPNGGGEPTADLADAINKAFGSFEAFQKKFTESAVNNFGSGWTWLVKNTDGSVEIVNTSNAATPLTTDQKPLMTCDVWEHAYYIDYRNVRPDYLAAFWKLVNWEFVAANFAG; this is encoded by the coding sequence ATGGCTCATGAACTGCCAGCCCTGCCCTATGCACGTGACGCCCTTGAACCCCACATTTCCAGTGAAACCCTGGACTACCACTATGGCAAGCACCACAACACTTATGTGGTAAAACTCAACGGCCTGATTGAAGGCACAGAGTATGCTAATAAGAGCCTGGAAGACACTGTTAAATCCTCAAGCGGTGGCGTATTCAACAATGCAGCCCAAATCTGGAACCACACTTTTTACTGGAACTGTCTGAGTCCCAATGGCGGTGGCGAGCCTACCGCTGACCTGGCCGATGCCATCAATAAAGCCTTTGGTTCTTTTGAAGCATTCCAGAAAAAGTTCACCGAAAGCGCCGTGAACAACTTCGGCTCAGGCTGGACCTGGCTGGTGAAAAACACCGACGGCTCTGTTGAGATTGTTAACACCAGCAATGCCGCCACCCCACTCACCACAGACCAGAAGCCCCTGATGACCTGTGATGTATGGGAACACGCTTACTACATTGACTACCGCAACGTTCGCCCTGACTACCTGGCCGCCTTCTGGAAGCTGGTGAACTGGGAGTTTGTTGCAGCTAATTTTGCCGGTTAG
- a CDS encoding IS30 family transposase, translating to MSTQTRRYKQLTQGQRYQIEALLEKGHFQNEIAEVAGISESALSRELKRNTGDNGYCAESAHNLAMQRRKSAKKHSKTDERQMPIIEKGLLLGWSPENISCRMKIEVPEIALSHTSVYSRIADNKAQGGSLYKKLPRFGKRRCKGGKRKAGRSLIPNRVDITERPEVVELRSRLGDWEGDTVYGQDAHLVTLVDRKSRFTLIGKVDTKQAETVADTMISLLKRVSTVHTITLDNGGEFAAHEKVSEAVNADVFFAKPYASYQRGTNENTNGIIRRTWPKKMALGDLTEEEVWEAELLINTMPRKVLGGRTPLEVYTGKSIALIA from the coding sequence ATGAGTACACAAACCAGACGATACAAGCAGCTGACCCAAGGGCAACGATACCAGATTGAGGCGCTCCTTGAAAAAGGTCATTTTCAGAATGAGATCGCAGAGGTTGCAGGTATCAGTGAGAGCGCCTTATCCCGTGAGTTGAAACGCAATACTGGCGATAATGGGTATTGTGCTGAATCGGCTCATAACTTGGCTATGCAGCGTAGGAAATCTGCCAAAAAGCACAGCAAAACAGATGAACGACAAATGCCGATCATAGAGAAGGGGCTACTCCTTGGCTGGTCTCCTGAAAACATCAGTTGCAGGATGAAAATTGAGGTGCCTGAGATCGCTCTGAGTCATACCTCTGTATACAGCCGAATTGCTGATAACAAAGCTCAGGGAGGTTCCTTGTATAAAAAGCTGCCCCGCTTTGGGAAACGCCGATGCAAAGGAGGTAAACGCAAGGCAGGCCGTTCTCTTATACCTAATCGGGTCGATATTACCGAACGTCCTGAAGTGGTAGAGCTTCGGTCTCGCTTGGGAGATTGGGAAGGTGATACTGTGTATGGGCAAGACGCTCACTTGGTCACGCTGGTCGACCGAAAGAGCCGCTTTACACTCATTGGCAAAGTGGATACCAAACAGGCTGAAACAGTAGCGGATACAATGATCAGCCTACTGAAACGAGTTTCAACAGTTCACACCATCACCCTGGATAACGGAGGCGAGTTTGCAGCCCATGAAAAGGTATCAGAAGCAGTGAATGCTGATGTATTTTTCGCTAAGCCTTATGCCAGCTACCAACGGGGCACCAACGAAAATACCAATGGCATTATCCGTCGAACCTGGCCTAAGAAAATGGCTCTTGGGGATCTGACAGAAGAGGAGGTTTGGGAAGCTGAACTCTTGATTAATACCATGCCGAGAAAAGTTTTAGGGGGGCGAACCCCGCTCGAAGTCTATACCGGGAAGTCGATTGCACTTATTGCTTGA